One genomic region from Streptomyces venezuelae encodes:
- a CDS encoding CDP-alcohol phosphatidyltransferase family protein has protein sequence MEVQETRVQTDRVLTIPNILSMARLLGVPLFLWLILRPEFGGPNSDGWALLVLMLSGVSDYLDGKLARRWNQISNLGRLLDPAADRLYILSTLVGLTWREILPLWLTAALLAREAMLLVMVGILRRHGYPPPQVNFLGKAATFNLMYAFPLLLLSDGTGWLSSLAEVFGWAFAGWGTTLYWWAGILYVVQVRRLVKADTAAD, from the coding sequence GTGGAGGTCCAGGAGACTCGCGTTCAGACCGACCGGGTCCTCACCATCCCCAACATTCTCAGCATGGCGCGTCTTCTCGGCGTGCCGCTGTTTCTCTGGCTCATTCTCCGTCCGGAGTTCGGTGGCCCCAACAGCGACGGGTGGGCTCTGCTCGTCCTGATGCTCAGCGGTGTCAGCGACTATCTCGACGGCAAGCTCGCCCGGCGCTGGAACCAGATCAGCAACCTCGGCCGGCTGCTCGACCCGGCCGCCGACCGGTTGTACATCCTGTCCACACTCGTGGGGCTCACCTGGCGCGAGATCCTGCCGCTGTGGCTCACCGCCGCCCTTCTGGCGCGCGAGGCGATGTTGCTGGTCATGGTGGGAATCCTCCGCCGGCACGGCTACCCGCCGCCGCAGGTGAACTTCCTCGGGAAAGCTGCGACATTCAACTTGATGTACGCGTTCCCGTTGCTGCTTCTCAGTGACGGAACGGGCTGGCTCTCGTCACTCGCTGAAGTTTTCGGGTGGGCCTTCGCCGGATGGGGTACAACTCTGTATTGGTGGGCAGGGATCCTCTACGTGGTCCAGGTCCGTCGACTCGTGAAGGCGGATACCGCGGCCGATTGA
- a CDS encoding mannose-1-phosphate guanyltransferase — translation MKAVVMAGGEGTRLRPMTSSMPKPLLPVVNRPIMEHVLRLLKRHGLNETVVTVQFLASLVRNYFGDGEELGMELTYANEEKPLGTAGSVKNAEEALKDDAFLVISGDALTDFDLTDLIAFHKEKGALVTVCLTRVPNPLEFGITIVDEEGKVERFLEKPTWGQVFSDTVNTGIYVMEPEVFDYVAADTSVDWSGDVFPQLMKEGKPIYGYVAEGYWEDVGTHESYVKAQADVLEGKVQVDIDGFEISPGVWVAEGAEVHPDAVLRGPLYIGDYAKVEAGAEIREHTVIGSNVVVKSGAFLHKAVVHDNVYIGQQSNLRGCVIGKNTDIMRAARIEDGAVIGDECLVGEESIVQGNVRVYPFKTIEAGAFVNTSVIWESRGQAHLFGARGVSGILNVEITPELAVRLAGAYATTLKKGATVTTARDHSRGARALKRAVISALQASAIDVRDLENVPLPVARQQTARGSAGGIMVRTSPGVPDSVDIMFFDERGADLSQAGQRKLDRVFARQEYRRAFPGEIGDLSFPASVFDSYTGSLLRNVDTSGIAEAGLKVVVDASNGSAGLVLPSLLGRLQVDSLTINPGLDESRPTESSESRRAGLVRLGEIVASARAAFGVRFDPVGERLSLVDERGRIIEDDRALLVMLDLVAAERRSGRVALPVTTTRIAEQVAAYHGTQVEWTTTSPDDLTRVGREESTIFGGDGRGGFIVPEFSSVFDGAAAFVRLIGLVARTQLTLSQIDARIPRAHVLKKDIATPWAVKGLVMRRVVEAAGSRSVDTTDGVRVVEADGRWVMVLPDPAEAVTHLWAEGPDDASAQALLDEWTEVVDSAGR, via the coding sequence ATGAAGGCCGTCGTGATGGCCGGTGGCGAAGGAACCCGACTTCGCCCCATGACCTCGAGCATGCCCAAGCCTCTTCTGCCGGTGGTAAACCGGCCGATCATGGAGCACGTCCTGCGACTGCTCAAGAGGCACGGTCTCAACGAGACCGTCGTCACCGTGCAGTTTCTCGCTTCCCTCGTCAGGAACTATTTCGGCGACGGCGAGGAGCTCGGAATGGAGCTCACCTACGCCAACGAGGAGAAGCCGCTCGGCACAGCGGGCAGCGTGAAGAATGCCGAAGAAGCGTTGAAGGACGACGCTTTTCTCGTCATCTCGGGGGACGCGCTCACAGATTTTGATCTGACCGATCTCATCGCCTTCCACAAGGAGAAAGGCGCCCTCGTCACCGTCTGTCTCACCAGGGTTCCGAATCCGTTGGAATTCGGGATCACCATCGTGGACGAGGAAGGGAAAGTCGAGAGGTTCCTGGAGAAGCCCACATGGGGCCAGGTCTTCTCGGACACGGTGAACACGGGTATCTACGTGATGGAGCCCGAGGTCTTCGACTACGTCGCGGCCGACACGTCGGTGGACTGGTCGGGTGACGTCTTCCCTCAGCTCATGAAGGAGGGCAAGCCGATCTACGGCTATGTCGCCGAGGGCTACTGGGAGGACGTCGGCACTCACGAGAGCTATGTGAAGGCCCAGGCCGATGTCCTCGAAGGCAAGGTCCAGGTCGACATCGACGGGTTCGAGATCTCCCCGGGTGTCTGGGTGGCCGAAGGCGCGGAGGTGCATCCGGACGCCGTGCTGCGCGGGCCGCTCTACATCGGTGACTACGCCAAGGTCGAGGCCGGTGCCGAGATCCGTGAGCACACCGTCATCGGCTCCAACGTGGTCGTCAAGAGCGGGGCCTTCCTGCACAAGGCCGTCGTGCACGACAACGTCTACATCGGGCAGCAGAGCAATCTGCGCGGCTGCGTCATCGGCAAGAACACCGACATCATGCGGGCCGCCCGGATCGAGGACGGAGCCGTCATCGGGGACGAGTGCCTCGTCGGCGAAGAATCGATCGTGCAGGGGAACGTCCGGGTCTATCCGTTCAAGACGATCGAGGCCGGAGCCTTCGTCAACACCTCGGTCATCTGGGAGTCCCGAGGGCAGGCGCATCTCTTCGGGGCGCGCGGGGTCTCCGGCATCCTCAACGTGGAGATCACTCCGGAGCTGGCCGTACGGCTCGCCGGTGCCTATGCGACGACGCTCAAGAAGGGTGCGACCGTCACCACGGCCCGTGACCACTCCCGGGGTGCCCGGGCGCTGAAGCGGGCGGTGATCTCGGCCTTGCAGGCCAGCGCCATCGACGTACGTGACCTGGAGAACGTACCGCTGCCCGTGGCCCGGCAGCAGACCGCACGAGGCAGCGCCGGCGGGATCATGGTCCGGACCTCGCCCGGTGTGCCGGACTCCGTGGACATCATGTTCTTCGACGAACGCGGGGCGGACCTCTCGCAGGCCGGGCAGCGGAAGCTCGACCGGGTGTTCGCGCGGCAGGAGTACCGGCGGGCCTTCCCGGGGGAGATCGGTGACCTGTCCTTCCCGGCGAGTGTCTTCGACTCGTACACCGGGTCGCTTCTGCGGAACGTCGACACGTCCGGGATCGCGGAGGCGGGGCTCAAGGTCGTCGTGGACGCCTCCAACGGCAGTGCGGGGCTCGTCCTGCCGAGCCTCCTCGGCCGGCTTCAGGTGGACTCGCTGACGATCAACCCCGGGCTCGACGAGTCCCGGCCCACCGAGTCGTCCGAGAGCCGGCGGGCCGGGCTCGTGCGGCTGGGGGAGATCGTGGCCTCGGCGCGGGCGGCGTTCGGGGTGCGGTTCGACCCCGTGGGCGAACGGCTCTCGCTCGTCGACGAGCGGGGGCGGATCATCGAGGACGACCGGGCGCTCCTGGTGATGCTGGACCTGGTGGCGGCCGAGCGGCGGTCGGGGCGGGTCGCGCTGCCCGTGACGACCACGAGGATCGCCGAGCAGGTCGCCGCGTACCACGGCACTCAGGTGGAGTGGACGACGACCTCGCCCGACGACCTCACGAGGGTCGGCCGGGAGGAGTCGACGATCTTCGGTGGTGACGGGCGCGGCGGGTTCATCGTGCCCGAGTTCAGCAGCGTCTTCGACGGTGCCGCCGCGTTCGTGCGGCTCATCGGTCTCGTGGCGCGGACGCAGCTCACGCTCAGCCAGATCGACGCGCGGATTCCGCGGGCCCATGTCCTGAAGAAGGACATCGCGACCCCGTGGGCCGTGAAGGGTCTCGTCATGCGTCGGGTGGTGGAGGCGGCGGGCAGCCGGTCCGTCGACACCACCGACGGTGTGCGGGTGGTCGAGGCCGACGGGCGCTGGGTGATGGTCCTGCCCGACCCGGCGGAGGCCGTCACTCACCTGTGGGCGGAGGGCCCCGACGACGCCTCCGCGCAGGCCCTGCTCGACGAGTGGACCGAGGTGGTCGACAGCGCCGGTCGCTGA